A stretch of DNA from Pseudoalteromonas ruthenica:
GCCGCAATCGCAGTGTTTTTGCGCCTTTTTTTGCCGTCAAAGAGGCAGCAACCACCACAGGTACACTATTATTTGCAAATAGTCGCCATTGCCGAACACTGAGCATTATGACTCACCGAGACGCACAGGGAAAATATCACCTCGCGGTGCAACCTCCGCTAGAGAACTTCCCCAGTGGCGATGATGTGCATGATGTCACGCAAGTAAACCAGCGTATGGAGCAAGCCATTAATAATGCACCTGAGCAATATATGTGGTTACACCGGCGCTTTAAGACGCGCCCTGACGAGCATGCACCGTCTTATTATCGCTAGTCAATATCAACAATGACCAACTATGCTTAACAATAACAACATCATCAGGAGTAGCTATGTGGTTTTGGATTAAACATTTATCACTGGCTTTTATTCTTATTTTAGCCGCCGCCTATTTTTTACTCGGCGATGGCCCTGTATTTCAAGTAAGGGAAGACAGCAACCCAGCCGCCAAAGGGTTGTCACAATTTTACGCTAACATCAAAAACACCGTGCGCAATGCCACTGAACGTGAAAAGTATGTTATCGAGCTGGGCGAGCCTAAAGACGACATCACGCGCATGCTGGAGCAACGTGTCGGTGTGGTGCAACCCACTGATATTCGCTGGCAAGGGCAAGTTAAAAGTCGTCGCTTTGCCGCTGGGGCTACACTGCGCAAGGTGATGTCTGACTTCGCCAAGGAAGAAGGTATCGCCTTTTACTGGTACTTAAATAAAGACTACGTAGTGAAGCACCCTTTTCGCGTGGACGACACTTTTGTATCAACGCTCTACCAAGTAGGCAAAGCGATTGACAGTGATTTTGAATACGAGGTACAGACCTTCTATTGCCACCGCGAGCGCGCGGCCGTGATCACCGAGCGCCCCTCACCTTATATTCGCGAAAACTGTAAAAAGATGTCTCGCGCTTAATGCCCCTCATTTGGGAGCAGCAAAAAGTTGCTCCCAGATTTGGCTGACCGAGGCGATTTCATCTTGCAGCTCTATTTTGGCAACCATTTTCTCTTGATTGCGTAAACTCAGTACATGATATAAGCCCCGATAGTGGCAATAAGCGTGTATAAGCTGCTGTGTCTGACGTTCGCTGATACAGCCACAGTGCGCCGCCGCTTCCAAAATGCGGATATTATCTGAATACTCGAGTAATGCAGGATGGTGGTGCGCATGGGCTAAAACCAAAAATTGAGTGATGAATTCAATATCGGTCATCCCACCAACACCCTGCTTCAAATCAAGCATAAACTCGTTTTCCCGGTTTAAATGCCGTCGCATTTTTTCCCGCATGGCGGTCACGTCGTCGCGAAGCGGTGCTATCTGCCGCGCTTGCGCTAATATCTCTATACGGATTTCACTAAATCGTTGGCGTAGCGCGCTGATTCCATAGACCATGCGGGCGCGCACCAAGGCCTGATGCTCCCAAGTCCAAGCTTGAGTTTGCTGGTAGTGAAGAAAGCTCTCAATATTGATGGCTAACAAGCCAGATGACCCTTCAGGGCGCAAGCGGGTATCGAGTTCATATAAAATGCCGGAGCTGGTGCGCGTGTTAAACAGGTGCATCAAGCGCTGCGCTAGTTTTAAATAAAACTGCCGTGCGGAAATCGACTTATCACCGTCGGTGCTGCTGTCGCCATCGTGGTTGTGAACAAAAACTAAATCGAGGTCAGAGTCATAACCTAACTCCAATCCGCCCGCCTTACCGTAGGCTATTACGGCAAAGCCCTTATGTTGCTCATCGGTGCCGGGGACTTTGCCAAAGCGCGCCACCATTTGCTGCCAGGCAAGGTTAACTGCCTGTTCTATAATCGCCTCCGCTAACGCGCTGAGGTGGTCGCTGACTTTCATTACTGGCAACGCACCGGTCGCATCCGCCGCAGCGATACGTAATTGCTGGGTTTGCTTAAACTGCCTGAGCGCCTCCATCTGCATTTCTAAGTCATGCTCATCAATGCGTAAAAAATATTGGCGGATCTCGTTACTATAGGCATCCAAAGGGAAAGGGTTGTAAAGCTCCGCAGGGTCAATAAGCTCATCCAACAGAATCGGATAATGAGCAATATGTTCGCCAATCCAACGACTGTGCGCACACAAGCGTACTAATTGCTGGAGAGCCCCTGGGTTTTCAAGTAGTAACTCTAAATAGGCGGTGCGCGACATAATTTTATCGAGCACATTGGTGACCAAGGCCACGACCTCACCACATGCGTGAGCATGCTGCAGCTGTTGCAACACATGGGGCATTAATTTATCCAGTGTGTCTCTGCCACGTTTACCTATAGGCTGTTTGCTTACGCGCTCATGAAAGTGATTCAGGGGTCCCTGCCAGCTCATACGCTGCTGGGCATTGGCAATCACATCACTGAGGGCCTCGGTATCGTTATGCTCCCACGCCAGGGTATAGCTGTCATCCAAGTCATCACCCTGCTCTGGCTCAAAGCCAATGACTTGTTCAAATTCATCGCGTATGCGCCCCATCGCCGCCTCAATAACTGCACGACTGTGTTCTTCATTAGCTTGATTGAGCAATGTATTTAATCGCAGCCAATCACGTTGTGACTGCGGTAATTGCTGGGTCTGCTCATCATTAAAGGCTTGCAGATATTGTTCTACCTGGCGCAGCAACGCATAGTCTTGCCATAGTTGCTGCTGTTGCCCGTCAGTAAAAACCCCGAGCTCTGTCAGTGCTGCCAACGCTTTAGCTAAGCTTTGAGTTTGTAGTTGCGGCTCTCGACCTCCTCTGATCAGCTGCAGTGCCTGAACAATAAATTCCACTTCTCGAATACCACCAGCGCCCAACTTGATATTGTCTTGTAAGCCTTTACGGCGTACCTCTTGGGCAATCAGTGATTTCATCTTGCGCAATGACTCAATCACTGAGAAATCAATATATCGGCGATAAACGAACGGTCTTAGCATCTCGTTAAACTCATGCACATAGTTACATGGCGCGTGAATGAATCGGCCTTTGAGCATGGCGTAGCGCTCCCACTCTCGGCCTTGCTCTTGATAGTACGCCTCCATTGCCGAAAAGCTCATGACTAAAGGACCACTGTCCCCAAAGGGACGCAGACGCATATCGACGCGGAAAACTCGCCCATCTACGGTATGTTGGTCTAAGGCAGCAATCACTTTTTGCGCCACCTTAGTGTAAAACACCTGCGCTTCAATACTGCGCCGCCCGCCTTGGGTGGGGGTGTTAAGGGGGTAAATGAAGATAAGGTCGATATCGGACGAGTAATTAAGCTCCTTTCCGCCCAGCTTGCCCATACCTAAAATCATCATGGCGATCGGGTGGCCGTGTTCGTCCACAGGTGCGCCATTAACTTTAGCTACCTGAGCGAAGGCCCATCGATTGGCTGCGTCTATCAGCGTATCACTTAAAGC
This window harbors:
- a CDS encoding TcpQ domain-containing protein, which codes for MWFWIKHLSLAFILILAAAYFLLGDGPVFQVREDSNPAAKGLSQFYANIKNTVRNATEREKYVIELGEPKDDITRMLEQRVGVVQPTDIRWQGQVKSRRFAAGATLRKVMSDFAKEEGIAFYWYLNKDYVVKHPFRVDDTFVSTLYQVGKAIDSDFEYEVQTFYCHRERAAVITERPSPYIRENCKKMSRA
- the glnE gene encoding bifunctional [glutamate--ammonia ligase]-adenylyl-L-tyrosine phosphorylase/[glutamate--ammonia-ligase] adenylyltransferase, which produces MTAPSGFNSQLQQLGKDRYEQIYGDTEIDNDLLQLLALSDFAYDVLSTHKQWGAWLVDPEQQQCRAVPDPLPQQLSDVSETQALTMLRRYRQQYWLKVAYLDLVCGNDIADSMAYVSALSDTLIDAANRWAFAQVAKVNGAPVDEHGHPIAMMILGMGKLGGKELNYSSDIDLIFIYPLNTPTQGGRRSIEAQVFYTKVAQKVIAALDQHTVDGRVFRVDMRLRPFGDSGPLVMSFSAMEAYYQEQGREWERYAMLKGRFIHAPCNYVHEFNEMLRPFVYRRYIDFSVIESLRKMKSLIAQEVRRKGLQDNIKLGAGGIREVEFIVQALQLIRGGREPQLQTQSLAKALAALTELGVFTDGQQQQLWQDYALLRQVEQYLQAFNDEQTQQLPQSQRDWLRLNTLLNQANEEHSRAVIEAAMGRIRDEFEQVIGFEPEQGDDLDDSYTLAWEHNDTEALSDVIANAQQRMSWQGPLNHFHERVSKQPIGKRGRDTLDKLMPHVLQQLQHAHACGEVVALVTNVLDKIMSRTAYLELLLENPGALQQLVRLCAHSRWIGEHIAHYPILLDELIDPAELYNPFPLDAYSNEIRQYFLRIDEHDLEMQMEALRQFKQTQQLRIAAADATGALPVMKVSDHLSALAEAIIEQAVNLAWQQMVARFGKVPGTDEQHKGFAVIAYGKAGGLELGYDSDLDLVFVHNHDGDSSTDGDKSISARQFYLKLAQRLMHLFNTRTSSGILYELDTRLRPEGSSGLLAINIESFLHYQQTQAWTWEHQALVRARMVYGISALRQRFSEIRIEILAQARQIAPLRDDVTAMREKMRRHLNRENEFMLDLKQGVGGMTDIEFITQFLVLAHAHHHPALLEYSDNIRILEAAAHCGCISERQTQQLIHAYCHYRGLYHVLSLRNQEKMVAKIELQDEIASVSQIWEQLFAAPK